Genomic window (Arthrobacter sp. StoSoilA2):
TGCGATGTGGGCGCGGGCGTAGATCTCTCCGTCCACCACCATGCGCTGCTCAAAGTAGATGGCCTTGGTGTCCAGTCCAATGATGCGCGTTTCGATGGAGTAGCGCTGCCACAGTTGCAATGACTTGCGGAAAGCGATGGTCTCTCCCGCTGCAACGGGACTCCAGCCGCGCCTGCGCATCTTTCTCCAAATACCGCTCCGAACCATGAGGTCGAAACGGCCAAGGTCCATCAAGGAGAAATACATACCGTTGTTCACGTGCATCGCGATGTCGATGTCCGTCGGCAAAACACGCAGAGGCAATGAGGACGTTTCCCAAGCACCCAAGGGCGAACGCCTGGATGAAGTGAACAGCAGCATGAGGGTGCGAAGAAGCAAATGCATGCAAGCAATGTTACCCGTGAGTAACTTCTGGGGGAAGGCCGGCCGCATGGTGGACACAGTCCCAATGAAGCTTTAGTACATCCAACGCTTTATGTCCAACGATTGCACAAACGTTTACCGCCAGTTCATCCATCCCGTGCACAATATCTGAAACCCGGAAACACCAACCCACCAGGGAGATCCCTTTGAGCACTCTGACTACCAAGCCGCACGCGGACGTCTGGCCCGACCT
Coding sequences:
- a CDS encoding acyl-CoA thioesterase, translating into MHLLLRTLMLLFTSSRRSPLGAWETSSLPLRVLPTDIDIAMHVNNGMYFSLMDLGRFDLMVRSGIWRKMRRRGWSPVAAGETIAFRKSLQLWQRYSIETRIIGLDTKAIYFEQRMVVDGEIYARAHIATRLVNKGKPVTQEEIIAEFGAPPADLELPDWIHEWRENNALPGARRPAPHVWA